In Zunongwangia profunda SM-A87, the following proteins share a genomic window:
- a CDS encoding type I restriction endonuclease subunit R codes for MTTQPEQVLENDLLSQLDSLGHQPILIRTEKDLLDNLKSQLEKHNKTSFSKEEFNKILIHLSKGNIFDKAKTLRDKFVLQRDNGEKSYIQFINQDFWCQNEFQVTHQITVNGKRENRYDVTLLINGLPMVQIELKRRGIELKKAFSQIQRYQKDSFASNSALFQYIQVFVISNGVNTKYYANNPKNSFKQTFFWSKESNTNITQLTHFANVFLEPCHIAKMITKYIVLHESDRLLMILRPYQFYAVEAIIKRVKDTSKNGYIWHTTGSGKTLTSFKASQILTQNPKIKKVVFVVDRQDLDDQTVKEFRAFDKDSIDGTENTKMLVNQFLDDSRPLMITTIQKLNTAISKARFKSKIERLKDEKIVFIFDECHRSQFGETHKRITNFFTNHQLFGFTGTPIFVKNAHRDNSLKYTTQMLFDECLHKYVITDAIRDENVLKFSIEYYNVFKQKEEIEDLKVEGIDKKEVYESDEYIETVTNYILANHNRKTHNKTFTAMFCVSSVDVLVKYYDLFQKKREEGQHNLRVATIFSFAPNEEDKNADGMIPNEDYSMAAEPEATYKLPHRDKLDQYIDNYNKLFGAKHSAKDGQAFLNYKKDISKRVRNRQIDILLVVNMFLTGFDSKTLNTLYVDKNLKYHGLIQAFSRTNRILNEKKSQGNILAFRNLKKATDEAIGLFSDKNAKETILVAPYEDYVREFNEAYKKLMQIAPTVDSVNDLNDEEEELLFAKAFREIMRIKNILGSFTDFSFDDIYMKEQEFADYSSKYLDLYDKIKSDTQKENVSILDEIDFELELIHRDEVNVTYILKLLAELKDAPEKDQKRKEKEIIDMVSSEAELRSKKELIQKFIYNNLPAIENDDNVEDEFSRFWQKETKSAMRDLTSNENLDQEKVERIISDFLFTGRMATEDEILEALEKQPSVLQRESISTRITNKIQDFIATFLNGV; via the coding sequence ATGACCACCCAACCAGAGCAAGTTTTAGAAAACGATTTATTGTCGCAATTAGATAGTTTAGGGCATCAACCTATTCTTATTCGTACAGAAAAGGATTTACTCGATAATCTAAAATCTCAGCTTGAAAAACATAATAAAACCAGTTTTTCTAAAGAGGAGTTTAACAAAATTCTTATTCACCTTAGTAAAGGGAATATCTTCGATAAGGCGAAAACGCTTCGGGATAAATTTGTGTTACAGCGCGATAATGGCGAGAAATCCTATATCCAGTTTATTAATCAGGATTTTTGGTGTCAAAATGAATTTCAGGTAACGCATCAAATCACTGTCAATGGAAAGCGTGAAAATCGTTACGATGTAACCTTGTTAATCAACGGCTTGCCAATGGTTCAGATCGAACTCAAAAGAAGAGGGATCGAACTCAAAAAAGCCTTTAGCCAGATTCAGCGATATCAGAAAGATTCTTTTGCTTCAAATAGCGCACTCTTTCAGTATATTCAAGTTTTTGTGATCTCCAATGGCGTAAATACAAAATACTACGCAAATAATCCTAAGAATAGCTTTAAACAAACTTTCTTTTGGAGTAAAGAGAGCAACACCAATATTACTCAGCTTACGCATTTTGCCAATGTATTTTTAGAGCCCTGCCATATTGCTAAAATGATTACCAAATATATCGTTTTACATGAAAGCGATAGGCTTTTAATGATTTTGCGCCCTTATCAGTTTTATGCGGTAGAAGCTATCATAAAAAGGGTTAAGGATACAAGCAAAAATGGGTATATCTGGCATACTACGGGTTCTGGGAAAACGCTTACCTCTTTTAAAGCCAGCCAGATTCTAACGCAGAATCCAAAAATAAAAAAGGTGGTTTTTGTGGTAGATCGTCAGGATTTAGACGATCAAACTGTAAAAGAGTTTAGAGCTTTTGATAAAGACAGTATAGACGGTACAGAAAATACCAAAATGTTGGTGAATCAATTTTTAGATGATAGCCGGCCTTTAATGATTACGACCATTCAGAAATTGAACACGGCAATTTCTAAAGCAAGGTTTAAATCTAAAATTGAACGATTAAAAGACGAAAAAATCGTTTTTATTTTCGATGAATGTCATCGCAGTCAGTTTGGAGAAACGCATAAAAGAATAACCAATTTCTTTACTAATCATCAGCTTTTTGGGTTTACCGGGACACCTATTTTTGTGAAAAATGCGCATCGGGACAATAGTTTAAAGTACACTACGCAAATGCTTTTTGATGAATGCCTGCATAAATATGTAATTACCGATGCGATTAGAGATGAAAATGTACTTAAGTTTTCGATTGAATATTATAATGTTTTTAAACAAAAGGAGGAGATAGAAGATTTAAAGGTTGAGGGAATCGATAAAAAGGAGGTTTATGAAAGCGATGAATATATAGAAACGGTTACCAATTACATCCTGGCTAATCACAACAGAAAAACACATAACAAAACATTTACCGCGATGTTTTGTGTGAGTAGTGTAGATGTTTTGGTGAAATACTATGATCTATTTCAAAAGAAAAGGGAAGAAGGTCAACATAATTTGAGAGTTGCTACCATATTTTCGTTTGCCCCAAATGAAGAAGATAAAAATGCTGATGGCATGATCCCTAATGAGGATTATAGCATGGCAGCTGAACCAGAAGCAACTTATAAGCTCCCACATCGCGACAAGTTAGATCAATATATTGATAATTATAATAAATTATTCGGAGCTAAACATTCTGCGAAAGATGGGCAAGCCTTTTTAAATTATAAAAAGGATATTTCTAAGAGAGTGCGTAATCGACAAATTGATATTCTATTGGTGGTCAATATGTTTTTGACGGGTTTTGATAGCAAAACCTTAAATACGCTCTATGTAGATAAAAACTTAAAATATCACGGTTTAATACAGGCGTTTTCTCGAACGAATAGGATATTAAATGAGAAGAAGTCGCAAGGAAATATTTTAGCCTTCAGAAACCTTAAAAAAGCTACAGATGAAGCCATAGGTTTGTTTTCTGATAAAAATGCAAAGGAGACCATTTTAGTAGCACCTTATGAGGATTATGTTCGGGAATTTAACGAAGCTTATAAAAAGCTAATGCAAATTGCACCAACCGTTGATAGTGTAAACGATTTGAATGATGAAGAAGAAGAGCTGCTATTTGCAAAGGCTTTTCGGGAAATAATGCGTATAAAAAATATCCTGGGTTCATTTACAGACTTTAGCTTTGACGATATTTATATGAAGGAGCAGGAGTTTGCAGACTACTCCAGTAAATATCTAGATCTTTATGACAAAATAAAATCTGATACCCAAAAAGAAAATGTATCGATATTAGATGAAATTGATTTCGAATTAGAACTTATTCATCGGGATGAAGTTAATGTGACCTACATTTTAAAATTGCTTGCTGAACTTAAAGATGCTCCAGAGAAAGATCAAAAACGTAAAGAAAAGGAAATAATTGATATGGTTTCTAGCGAAGCCGAGCTTAGGAGTAAAAAAGAACTTATTCAAAAGTTTATTTATAATAATCTACCGGCAATCGAAAATGATGATAATGTAGAGGATGAATTTAGTCGTTTTTGGCAAAAAGAAACTAAATCTGCAATGAGAGATTTAACTTCAAATGAAAATCTGGATCAGGAGAAAGTAGAAAGAATAATTAGTGACTTTCTTTTTACCGGAAGAATGGCAACAGAGGATGAAATCTTAGAAGCATTAGAGAAACAACCGAGTGTATTGCAAAGAGAAAGTATAAGCACCCGAATAACAAATAAAATACAAGACTTCATTGCTACTTTTTTGAATGGGGTGTAA
- a CDS encoding putative phage abortive infection protein → MKEFFNFSYRKKKIFIIVIISILFLLVLGLFMPFIVNRPALIPEYNFVKYKEIAQSFGAYLSPFIALIAAFLTFLAFYVQYQSNESIRNQFDNQSVTDHFYKMLDIHIGNIKDLSINTYRNNTVVKYDVDNGKVNDENFSFALNFLVSGILTNYEWKKTNSYKEVLENLEEISFKASNEGEVKECEARGRKVFLLIEKDFHYTHYFVALLNKKLLDKKLKNYQVNELAYKIFFWGTNSRNIYGSNIEKSDVEIISRFLNEIRKRIRRHKGQKVLYCYKTHQKKRDVSFRFIPFSGHASRLAHYYRHLYQTVKFLDTSYKNKLISKEQLDNMLNTLRAQLSNEEVLLLYYNYRIGFGSNWDYIGKNEYEFLTEYRMLHNIPLTNIIPKSIENPEAHFILYIANKVIIKKKYIHFEWGHKMSHKMILDKIVEHFKECKNEKFLKREKESLKNVILRVVRKMIENEKDLNTKIQVSFCDDANVDFSQMLKKVYLIDLGNCYRIKAIYAIDMVKLKNDSEFKKERNLRHFINRRLKTDLEIYKLKDFQ, encoded by the coding sequence ATGAAAGAATTTTTCAACTTTTCTTATAGAAAAAAAAAGATATTTATCATAGTAATAATAAGTATTTTATTTCTTCTTGTTCTCGGATTATTTATGCCCTTTATCGTAAATAGACCTGCTCTGATACCAGAGTATAATTTTGTAAAATACAAGGAAATTGCCCAATCATTTGGAGCTTATTTAAGTCCATTTATAGCATTAATTGCGGCATTTTTGACTTTTTTAGCGTTTTACGTGCAGTATCAATCTAATGAATCTATTCGAAATCAGTTTGATAATCAGTCTGTTACGGATCATTTTTATAAGATGTTAGATATTCATATAGGAAATATTAAGGATTTAAGTATTAACACATATAGGAACAATACAGTAGTGAAATATGATGTAGATAATGGTAAAGTAAATGATGAAAATTTTTCTTTTGCATTAAATTTTTTAGTCTCTGGAATTTTGACCAATTATGAATGGAAGAAAACAAATAGCTATAAAGAAGTTTTGGAAAACTTAGAAGAGATTTCTTTCAAAGCAAGTAATGAAGGTGAGGTTAAGGAGTGCGAAGCTAGAGGTAGAAAAGTTTTTCTATTAATTGAAAAAGACTTTCATTATACACATTATTTCGTAGCGTTATTGAATAAAAAATTATTAGATAAAAAACTTAAAAATTATCAAGTAAATGAACTAGCTTACAAAATTTTTTTCTGGGGTACTAATTCTAGAAATATATATGGTTCTAATATAGAAAAATCGGATGTAGAAATTATTTCTAGATTTTTAAATGAAATACGTAAAAGAATTAGAAGACACAAAGGACAAAAAGTACTCTATTGTTATAAAACACATCAGAAAAAAAGAGATGTTTCTTTTAGGTTTATTCCATTTTCAGGGCACGCTTCGCGATTAGCACATTATTATCGTCATTTATATCAAACTGTGAAATTTTTGGATACTAGCTATAAAAATAAGCTGATATCCAAAGAGCAATTAGATAATATGCTTAATACTTTAAGAGCACAGTTGTCTAACGAGGAAGTTTTATTGCTTTACTATAATTATAGAATTGGATTTGGTTCAAATTGGGATTATATAGGAAAAAATGAATACGAATTTTTAACTGAATATCGAATGCTACATAACATTCCATTGACCAATATCATCCCAAAGTCAATTGAGAATCCTGAAGCACACTTTATACTTTATATAGCAAATAAAGTTATCATCAAAAAAAAATATATACATTTTGAGTGGGGGCATAAGATGTCACACAAAATGATCTTAGACAAAATTGTTGAACATTTTAAAGAATGTAAGAATGAAAAATTTCTTAAACGAGAAAAAGAGTCTCTGAAAAATGTTATTCTTAGAGTTGTTAGAAAAATGATTGAGAATGAGAAAGATTTAAATACGAAAATTCAGGTTTCATTTTGCGATGATGCAAATGTGGATTTCAGTCAAATGTTAAAGAAAGTTTATCTTATAGATCTTGGGAATTGTTATAGAATTAAAGCTATCTATGCTATAGATATGGTCAAATTGAAAAATGATAGCGAATTTAAAAAGGAAAGAAACTTAAGGCATTTCATAAACAGAAGATTAAAAACTGATCTAGAGATTTACAAACTCAAAGATTTTCAATAG
- a CDS encoding shikimate kinase, translating to MKIFLNGYMGSGKSLIGKMLSDSMGYPYVDMDDQIEIMEGTSIHEIFQKKGELYFRKLENDVLKDILASNSDMIISLGGGTPCYGNNFELIKADPENITVYLKASVEQLTQRLFLEKVHRPVISHLDTKEQLEEFIRKHLFERAYYYNQSKIIVDVDHATPTMILEKIKAKLD from the coding sequence ATGAAAATTTTCCTGAATGGTTATATGGGATCTGGAAAATCCCTTATCGGTAAAATGCTTTCTGATTCAATGGGTTACCCCTATGTTGATATGGACGATCAGATTGAAATTATGGAAGGCACCAGTATTCATGAAATTTTTCAAAAAAAAGGAGAATTATATTTTAGGAAACTGGAAAATGACGTTTTAAAGGATATTTTGGCTTCAAATTCAGATATGATTATTTCACTTGGAGGTGGAACGCCATGCTACGGAAATAACTTTGAATTGATAAAAGCAGATCCTGAAAATATAACTGTGTATTTAAAAGCCTCGGTAGAACAATTAACGCAACGATTGTTTTTAGAAAAAGTACACCGCCCAGTAATTAGTCACCTTGATACAAAAGAGCAGTTGGAAGAGTTTATAAGAAAACATCTTTTTGAAAGAGCATATTATTATAATCAATCTAAAATCATTGTGGATGTAGATCATGCCACACCCACAATGATTTTGGAAAAAATAAAAGCGAAGCTCGATTAA
- a CDS encoding phosphoribosyltransferase family protein: protein MKEKVQILNHAEIAQKTKRIAFQIYENNINEKEIVLAGIARKGFKLAKRIQAELEKISPLQIILCEVKVDKKHPLNTITTSIPPEKYSNKSIVLVDDVLNSGTTLIYGVRHFLDVPLRQFKTAVLVDRNHKKYPVKADFKGISLSTSLNEMVKITFEEGNDRAELV from the coding sequence ATGAAAGAAAAGGTTCAGATTTTAAATCATGCTGAAATCGCTCAAAAAACCAAGCGTATCGCATTTCAGATCTACGAAAATAATATTAATGAAAAAGAGATTGTTCTTGCCGGTATTGCCCGTAAAGGTTTTAAACTGGCAAAAAGAATCCAGGCCGAATTAGAAAAAATTTCCCCGCTTCAAATTATTCTTTGTGAGGTAAAAGTAGATAAAAAACATCCGTTGAATACTATAACCACCTCTATTCCACCAGAAAAGTATAGCAATAAATCGATTGTTCTGGTAGACGATGTTTTAAACTCGGGCACCACCTTAATCTATGGCGTACGCCACTTTTTAGACGTACCGCTAAGACAATTTAAAACAGCCGTACTGGTTGACCGTAATCACAAAAAATATCCTGTAAAAGCCGATTTTAAAGGTATCTCTCTATCTACTTCTTTAAACGAAATGGTGAAGATCACTTTTGAAGAAGGGAATGACAGGGCCGAGCTTGTTTAA
- a CDS encoding RNA-binding S4 domain-containing protein: protein MRVDKFLWSVRYFKTRSIATNACKQGKVKMNASNMKPSKEVFPGDRLLVRKNQIDYQLEVLDLPPSRVGAKLVTIYIQDHTPKEAFEKLDLLLLKYSKEYYRKKGTGRPTKKDRRDIEDLFDNAGDTENKDQNT from the coding sequence ATGAGAGTTGATAAATTTTTATGGAGTGTACGGTACTTTAAAACCCGAAGCATTGCCACCAATGCCTGCAAACAAGGCAAGGTTAAAATGAACGCTAGTAACATGAAACCCTCTAAAGAGGTTTTTCCCGGTGATAGATTGCTAGTACGAAAAAATCAGATAGACTATCAGTTAGAGGTATTAGACCTTCCACCCAGCCGGGTAGGCGCAAAACTGGTCACTATTTATATACAAGACCACACGCCAAAAGAAGCTTTTGAAAAATTAGACCTCCTACTCCTAAAATATTCTAAAGAGTATTACCGAAAAAAAGGAACCGGAAGGCCTACAAAAAAAGACCGCCGGGACATCGAAGACTTGTTTGATAATGCCGGTGATACTGAAAATAAAGATCAAAATACTTAA
- a CDS encoding FKBP-type peptidyl-prolyl cis-trans isomerase produces MRLNKYFLAGIALAGLIFTSCNDDDDGGVEPVELRDEREQAVIDDDSIVEYLTTHFYNYEEFENPTPDFDYNIVFDTIAGENSDKKSILESPLLETKKVTYKVNETEIDYNLYVLKVREGVGEKPHFTDSTYVRYKGELLNAEVFDNNINSPVWFDLIGYLYANFNSVGQRQLYREGGVIPAFRESLTEFKSASNYSVNPDNTIEWSNDYGIGALFTPSGLGYFNTPKGGKAYSPLIFTFHLLNVNEADHDGDGVPSWMEDVDGDGDVYDDDTDENGLPNHSDPDDDGDGLATRREIIINADGTITFPDTNNNGTPNYLDADYFQPVEEE; encoded by the coding sequence ATGCGATTAAACAAATATTTTTTAGCCGGAATTGCTTTGGCCGGCCTTATTTTCACTAGCTGTAATGACGATGATGATGGCGGAGTTGAGCCGGTAGAACTGAGGGATGAGCGGGAACAGGCCGTAATAGATGATGATAGTATTGTAGAATATTTAACAACGCATTTTTATAATTACGAGGAATTTGAAAATCCCACTCCAGATTTTGATTATAATATTGTGTTTGATACCATTGCTGGAGAAAACAGTGATAAAAAATCTATTTTGGAATCACCGCTTTTGGAGACGAAAAAAGTGACTTATAAGGTGAATGAAACTGAAATAGATTATAATCTTTATGTGCTAAAGGTTAGAGAAGGTGTAGGGGAAAAACCACATTTTACAGATTCTACCTACGTAAGGTATAAAGGAGAATTGCTGAATGCTGAGGTTTTTGATAATAATATTAATTCACCAGTTTGGTTTGATCTCATTGGTTATCTTTACGCAAACTTTAATAGTGTAGGGCAACGACAACTTTATAGAGAAGGGGGAGTAATCCCAGCTTTTAGAGAATCTTTAACTGAATTTAAAAGCGCTTCAAATTATAGTGTAAATCCCGATAATACGATAGAATGGTCTAACGATTATGGAATAGGTGCTTTATTTACTCCTTCTGGATTGGGGTATTTTAATACTCCAAAAGGGGGAAAGGCTTATAGTCCATTAATTTTTACATTTCATTTATTGAATGTTAATGAAGCTGATCATGATGGGGATGGTGTTCCAAGCTGGATGGAAGACGTTGATGGAGATGGAGATGTATATGATGATGATACTGATGAAAATGGGTTGCCAAATCACTCCGATCCAGATGATGACGGAGATGGTTTAGCAACAAGGCGTGAAATCATTATCAATGCCGATGGTACTATAACTTTTCCAGATACTAATAATAATGGTACACCTAATTATCTGGATGCTGATTATTTTCAGCCGGTAGAAGAAGAATAA
- a CDS encoding porin family protein, whose product MKKVLIIMLCLATTGIWAQSTEFGIKGGLNYGSTGDIDNFSDAREDFPDITNGERKAGYHFGIFANFGISSFFIQPELVYTKLTTDYGAFDYNLDKIDLPLLLGVDILGPLNIKAGPSFQYITNNEIENGSFKISDVENDLTVGYQLGAGLNLGNLGIDVRYEGAFTDNTAFREEASNNFGIDSRPSQWILSLSLAL is encoded by the coding sequence ATGAAAAAAGTTTTAATCATTATGTTGTGCCTTGCCACTACTGGAATATGGGCACAATCAACCGAATTTGGTATTAAAGGAGGTTTAAATTATGGATCTACCGGAGATATCGATAACTTTTCAGACGCAAGGGAGGACTTCCCAGATATTACCAATGGAGAAAGAAAAGCAGGTTACCATTTTGGAATATTCGCAAATTTTGGAATTTCTTCATTTTTCATCCAACCAGAACTTGTTTATACCAAACTAACTACAGATTATGGGGCTTTCGACTATAACCTGGACAAAATAGATTTACCCTTATTATTAGGTGTCGATATTCTTGGCCCGTTAAATATTAAAGCCGGCCCTTCATTTCAGTATATCACCAATAACGAGATCGAAAATGGCTCTTTTAAAATTAGCGATGTAGAAAACGATCTTACCGTTGGCTATCAATTGGGAGCCGGTTTAAATTTAGGCAATTTAGGGATCGATGTAAGATATGAAGGTGCATTTACAGACAATACTGCTTTTAGAGAAGAGGCCAGCAATAACTTCGGTATAGACTCCAGGCCTTCGCAATGGATCCTTAGTTTATCCTTAGCACTTTAA
- a CDS encoding transketolase family protein, with protein sequence MKKYTYTEKQDTRSGFGAGLAELGKTNEKVVALCADLTPSLKMADFIEANPERFFQTGIAEANMMGMAAGLTIGGYIPFTGTFANFSTGRVYDQIRQSIAYSGKNVKICASHAGLTLGEDGATHQILEDIGLMKMLPGMTVINPCDYNQTKAATIAIAEYEGPVYLRFGRPKVPIFTPVDQKFEIGKAIMLNEGTDVTIIATGHLVWEAIKAGEALEEKGISAEIINIHTIKPLDEEAIIKSVKKTGCVVSAEEHNFLGGLGESVARTLAEHQPAPQEFIATKDTFGESGTPEQLMEKYGLNAEAIVAASEKVIKRK encoded by the coding sequence ATGAAGAAATACACTTATACAGAAAAACAAGATACAAGAAGTGGTTTTGGAGCAGGGCTTGCAGAGCTTGGTAAAACCAACGAGAAAGTAGTTGCACTTTGTGCCGACCTTACCCCCTCCTTAAAAATGGCCGACTTTATCGAAGCTAATCCAGAGCGTTTTTTCCAAACAGGAATCGCAGAAGCGAACATGATGGGCATGGCGGCAGGATTGACTATTGGTGGCTATATTCCTTTTACCGGAACTTTTGCCAACTTCTCTACCGGTCGTGTTTATGACCAAATTAGACAGTCTATCGCATATTCAGGAAAGAACGTAAAAATTTGCGCATCTCACGCTGGGTTAACCTTAGGTGAAGATGGGGCAACCCACCAGATTCTTGAAGATATCGGACTTATGAAAATGTTACCGGGGATGACGGTGATCAATCCTTGTGATTATAACCAGACTAAAGCAGCAACAATTGCTATTGCTGAATATGAAGGACCGGTATATCTGCGTTTTGGTCGTCCAAAAGTACCAATATTTACTCCAGTCGATCAAAAATTTGAAATTGGTAAAGCTATTATGCTTAATGAAGGTACTGATGTTACTATCATTGCTACTGGACACTTGGTTTGGGAAGCGATCAAAGCCGGTGAAGCTTTAGAAGAAAAAGGTATTAGTGCTGAAATTATCAATATTCACACTATAAAACCACTCGATGAAGAAGCGATCATTAAATCAGTTAAGAAAACGGGATGTGTAGTTTCTGCTGAAGAACACAACTTCCTTGGTGGTTTAGGGGAAAGTGTAGCCAGAACTTTAGCTGAGCATCAACCTGCTCCACAGGAATTTATCGCTACAAAAGATACTTTTGGTGAAAGCGGTACTCCTGAACAGTTAATGGAAAAATATGGTCTAAATGCCGAAGCTATTGTAGCTGCTTCTGAAAAAGTCATAAAACGTAAATAA
- a CDS encoding transketolase has product MANIEELKSFATQVRRDIVRQVHKVNSGHPGGSLGCTEFFVALYQEIMDHDPSFNMDGIGEDIFFLSNGHISPVFYSVLARSGYFPIEELGTFRMIDSRLQGHPTTHEGLPGIRVASGSLGQGMSVALGAAQAKKLNKDSKLVYSLHGDGELQEGQNWEAIMYAGAKGVDNIISTVDVNGQQIDGSTDTVLNMGDLKAKFLAFGWDVLEIAEGNNIEKVIEGLKEAKEHTGKGKPVCVLLTTVMGNGVDFMMGTHEWHGKAPNDEQLESALAQNPETLGDY; this is encoded by the coding sequence ATGGCAAACATTGAAGAATTAAAAAGTTTTGCTACCCAAGTACGCAGGGATATTGTAAGACAGGTTCATAAAGTAAATTCTGGGCATCCAGGAGGTTCTCTTGGGTGCACCGAATTTTTTGTAGCACTTTATCAGGAAATAATGGATCACGATCCTAGTTTTAATATGGACGGAATTGGCGAAGATATTTTCTTCCTTTCTAACGGACATATTTCTCCCGTTTTCTACAGTGTACTTGCACGTAGCGGATATTTCCCTATTGAAGAGTTAGGAACTTTCAGAATGATCGATTCTCGCCTGCAAGGACATCCAACAACCCACGAGGGTCTTCCAGGAATAAGAGTTGCCTCTGGATCTTTAGGCCAGGGTATGTCTGTAGCTTTGGGTGCTGCACAGGCAAAAAAATTAAATAAGGACAGTAAGCTCGTTTACTCCCTTCATGGAGATGGTGAACTACAGGAAGGACAAAACTGGGAAGCTATCATGTATGCCGGAGCAAAAGGTGTGGATAATATCATCTCTACGGTAGATGTGAACGGCCAGCAAATTGATGGTAGTACAGATACCGTACTGAACATGGGAGATCTAAAAGCAAAATTCTTGGCTTTTGGATGGGATGTCTTAGAAATTGCTGAAGGAAATAATATCGAAAAAGTAATCGAAGGACTTAAAGAAGCTAAAGAACACACCGGCAAAGGAAAACCTGTTTGTGTTTTACTTACTACTGTGATGGGTAACGGAGTAGACTTTATGATGGGCACACACGAGTGGCATGGTAAAGCTCCAAACGATGAACAATTAGAAAGTGCGCTTGCACAGAATCCGGAAACTTTAGGCGATTACTAA
- the tgt gene encoding tRNA guanosine(34) transglycosylase Tgt, protein MEFELLKTDPASKARAGKITTDHGVIETPIFMPVGTVASVKGVHQTELKQEINPDIILGNTYHLYLRPKTGILKKAGGLHKFMNWDRNILTDSGGYQVYSLSGRRKIKEEGVKFKSHIDGSYHVFTPENVMEIQREIGADIIMAFDECTPYPCDYNYAKRSMHMTHRWLDRCIKHFGETPPLYGYDQTLFPIVQGSTYKDLRRQSAEYIASRNAEGNAIGGLSVGEPAEEMYAMTEVVTEILPEDKPRYLMGVGTPINILENIALGIDMFDCVMPTRNARNGMLFTAHGSINIKNKKWEDDFSPIDDMGITFVDTQYSKAYVRHLFTVNEMLGKQIATIHNLGFYLWLVREARKHILAGDFRAWKDMMVKQMDKRL, encoded by the coding sequence ATGGAATTTGAACTTTTAAAGACCGATCCTGCCAGTAAAGCCAGAGCCGGTAAGATAACTACAGATCATGGAGTTATAGAAACCCCAATTTTTATGCCTGTAGGAACTGTAGCCTCTGTTAAAGGAGTACATCAAACCGAATTGAAGCAAGAAATTAATCCAGATATAATTTTAGGAAATACGTATCATCTTTATTTACGTCCTAAAACCGGCATTCTTAAAAAAGCAGGCGGGCTTCATAAGTTTATGAATTGGGATCGTAATATCCTTACCGACAGTGGTGGTTATCAGGTATATTCGCTTTCAGGAAGAAGAAAGATTAAAGAAGAAGGTGTTAAGTTTAAATCTCATATCGATGGTTCTTACCATGTTTTTACGCCAGAAAATGTAATGGAAATTCAACGTGAGATCGGAGCCGATATTATTATGGCTTTTGATGAGTGTACACCTTATCCATGTGACTATAATTATGCCAAAAGATCGATGCATATGACGCATCGCTGGCTGGACAGGTGTATTAAACATTTTGGGGAAACACCGCCACTTTACGGATACGATCAAACTTTATTCCCAATTGTTCAGGGAAGTACGTATAAAGATTTAAGAAGACAGTCTGCGGAATATATCGCCTCCAGAAATGCTGAAGGAAATGCGATAGGAGGTCTATCTGTTGGGGAACCTGCGGAAGAAATGTATGCTATGACCGAGGTGGTGACCGAGATTCTTCCTGAAGATAAACCACGATATTTAATGGGAGTAGGTACGCCTATCAATATTTTAGAAAATATTGCCCTTGGTATCGATATGTTTGATTGTGTAATGCCCACCCGAAATGCAAGAAACGGGATGCTTTTCACAGCACACGGCAGCATTAATATCAAAAATAAAAAATGGGAAGACGATTTTTCGCCCATAGACGATATGGGGATTACTTTTGTAGATACCCAATATTCGAAAGCATACGTTCGGCATTTATTTACCGTTAATGAAATGCTTGGCAAGCAAATTGCAACCATTCATAACCTTGGTTTTTATCTTTGGCTGGTACGCGAGGCCAGAAAGCATATCTTAGCAGGAGATTTTAGAGCCTGGAAAGACATGATGGTAAAACAAATGGATAAAAGACTATAA